In Phoenix dactylifera cultivar Barhee BC4 chromosome 1, palm_55x_up_171113_PBpolish2nd_filt_p, whole genome shotgun sequence, the genomic stretch CTTAGAAACTTGTCCAAGGATGGATTTAACATCACCGAGTTGGACAATAATTTTAGGAGTTGGAATGATTTGGGATCACTGCCATATAGAAACACTGGGGTGCAACCAAATACGATGATCTTGTCACCCCCACCCACATTACAATTGATCCCGAGGTcatcaccccataccaaatgCCACCTTTAGGATAATAGTGCTTCTAAAAAAATGTATCCAACCTGGATTTTCTGAGAAACAAACATTTTagtaaaaaagaacaaaataaaatacttaaaaagtcTGCCGCATAACAAATCAGGTTTTATTATATGATCAAAGAAGCCCAAGGGTTTTATTCATGTTTCATTACATCGGTTTATCTTCCTACTACAGTTTAGTTGGTATCTTATCCACATGTTTATCGACCCCACTTGACAAATAAGCAAGTAAAGTACCCAGCCAGCATAACAAAGTTCTTATTCTTTTCGAATTATGACAGGGAGATACTGATCATTTCTTTAACATGATACGAAAATAACCCATTGATGCTTGGGTCAGCCATTCTCTAGATTCTAATCTGGAACCTCTATATGGAGGAGGGGTGCCACTCCAGGTTTGTAGCCCAGCATACAGGCAGCATAACATAGCCACAAACTCATTAGTTGCATAAATTTCAACAACCACATATAGATATGGTAAGATTTTCCTCAGTAATGTGCTTTAAATAAGCATAAGGAGTGGTCAAAATATCCCTATGGACAGTCTGATATGAACCTGACCAATGGCCAAAATAACAACCATGTAACTACATACCATGTTGTTTAATTTATCCAGGAACTTGCAAGTTTTCCATTGCAAATGTTAGGGAGTACTGATTGATATTTTGGTGAAAAAAGGATATTTGAATTCATCGAAACTTCAACGCATAACCAAAATGTCCCAAAATTACGTTAAACTATAaatgtaataattttttttttccaatgtcAATTTTTTTCATGCAAACTACTGATACCTTTTAAGCCTGCATGATTTTGAACAATAAAATGAAACTATATCAATGTATGTGCATATGcatgcatgatacatgatgggcAGATGGATGAATGGATTGTGAACGAGTTGAAAATGCAATTGTTTCAGCTCATTCAAGGCCAAGAGGTACAGAATAAGAAGTTATCGCTGTCTAATCTTCTCGAGTAAACGTCAGCCCTCAAACCATATTGATTGTCGAGCAGTAATGGCCGCTTGATCTTATCAAGAAAATTTCAGCCCCTAAAACTATATCAATTTTGTTTTGTTAACTTGATCCTAGAATCCAAACTAAATCTCCAGCCACTAAGAGTCCAAAAACTCCTCTCCTGCTCCCATTTAAGAGCTATGTGCAACCCCATATTAAGACACAATCACAGCTATATAATACCAGATACAATCGCAACTATATACATGCCTCGTTTTAAGTTTCTAAAATCTGAAACTTTCAAGGACTTCTCCCAAATTTTTTACAGAGTTGTGATTATATGCTCTTCATGAATTAATCTAAATTTTCGTTTTACCATCTAGAAAAGAAAGCATGAAGTTGAGACTCGAGACTCTAAGCTTTAACAATAACGATCCTTCATGGATGATGTGTTCTTTCAAGAATTTCGAGTAGAGGTTAGTCTTAAAGATAAACTCAGCAAAGCAAGTTATTAATCGTCCAGCCTTTTCTCTTGAACTCTTTTGACATGATTCTTTAAACAAACAAAGGTGTTTATTTCAGAACTTCCCCACAGAGACATAAAAGCGAACAACTGGCAAGcataaagagaaaagaaagcaaacacaaaaaaaatttaaacaacTTCCTAAACAATCATCCAACTACTTCCCAGACGACTggatttttctcttttccttaATCTAGCAGCCGAAGGCCGCCTCGAAGTGGGCCTACTTCCGCAATTCTCATATAGGCATAAAAGCAAACATATGGCATGCATAAACAGACACGATGACACGCAACAACATCGAAcggggaagaagagaaagaagagagagagagaagcgtaCTCCTTCTCTTCGCGGGCGACGACGAGGGGGTCGTCGTTCTTGATGTCGCCGATGAGCTTCTTGCGGAGGATCTTGTGGGGCGAGCGCTTACCCGTCGGGTTGAGGATGTGGCCGAACATCAGCGGAAACAATGCCAAGGTATAACACCGTCGCtttatatacttttttttttttaacaaaaaaaaaatctgatctAAGTTAAGAAAAAtctaagaaaatagcaaagatgGGCGTTTTATTATTCTCGACGTTTTTATATTCCTTATATGCCTGTTTTCGTATATAAACCGACTTATTAATTATTCTCTACTTCTTATGTTCCGAGATAATTTAATGATGATATTATCATTATACTCTAATCTTTATCAATTAGAAGGGGTCTTGTTATTGGTAGAGGAAAATGTAGGGGGTCAAAACTATGGAAGGCTTCCAATATGAGCTCAGAGTAATCTTTGGGCTTTCTGGGCTGGTCTGAGGTCCAATCAGGCCCAGACTAGTTTGCTGCATTGATTTGTTTTGTTTGCCTATACCCAAACCAATTAGCTACTTGAAATCCTGGTCCAATGTTATCACTGGCTGagagttttatagtggggtGAGAGGCTTGGTGAAGTTAGGATTAGGTTGGTCTGAATTGGTGAATCCAGCAGGAGGTCCATCCATGCTCGAAAGACTAAATGGGTTTGGATCATAATGATGACAGTTTCGAGATTCAAATATTTATTTTCCCTTAAGTATTTCAAAACACTAAATGGTCCAAGTTTTGACCATGACCCAATCCACGGGTCTTCAAATATGGAACGAGATAGGTCTAATTGAGTCGGGATTGGATCAGTTCATGGGTCGACCCGACCATTTGTAGCTCAACTTATAAACGTTAACTTATTAATAGACTAGTAATAATGCATGTACTAATGCATATTGCTGCTAGAGATTTTGGATATAGGATAATTTAACTAtattatatttgaaaaataagggTTATTGTGAGCAAAGGGTCGTGGGTTTATAAACTAATAAGGCAAGATATTTTAGGATTAGAATTTGGGTAAGATGGGGGTTTGAGTGACAGATTTGGATTTTTGGGTTGAGAAATCTAATTAAAGGGTATATGGAAATTGAAAAGTTTAGAATTATATCCTCACTTTATAAAATGTTAGGATGCTAGCATCCATAAGTTAATTTGGCTTTATTCATATAATCATTGATTTCAGGATGCTACAATATCGATTGGTGCCCACTACTTTTTTTCGATTTTGCTAAAATGGAAATGAATTTTTACAAAATACCCTAATCTTATTCTCGTATTTTCATAAATATGCTTCTACTCTCTTTCCCTCTGTGTGTATATCATgtttatgtatctatatatatatgtgtgtactaGAATATGACACATGCAAAATGCATGTgtcatttattttaattaaaaaaaaaaatttataaagtaaATAACAAATAAATTCTAAAAGAACTACTAGAATCTTTGATTTTGTGGTTAAAATGTAAAATAAGGGTTGGGGAGGAAACACATGATATGAGAAAAAACTATGATAttgagaaaacttggacaattaGATACACCTCATGCACAGATACAACACAGAAGTTTGCACTATATAGAAGTATAATTGTGtaattgtgtgtgtgtgtgcatactcccgcatgcatgcatgcatatatgcaaAAATGCTTTTAAGCAATTAGTAGCTAGGTTAATATTGATAGGGTATAAGCAGCTTAATTATGTCCAGCAGTCAAAATATGCTGTGCGAAATCCAAATTAATAATGCATACATTCATGTGGTCAATATCCAAACTCCCTAGACCCACATTACTTGTTAGCAACACATCCCATGATCATGAAACGACGCCAATGATTGAATAGAAGGTTTGTTTCTTAGATTTATTGTTAGAATTATCCAAGATACTTGTGCTATTATATTCACTGAACTGTACATACCATATGGATCAGTGACTTAAAATCACCTACAATGCATTTTAGTGTGTGTGTGTAGGATGCAACTAAGTTACACCTGAGAAAATTGAAGTCGTCACTAATGCATGCATATAATTGTGTTTGTTATTTCTCTAATCAATTTATCAACTTAATGCATGAGTTCGCAACAAGCATAGACAATCTTAGTGCCATAAGAAATAGATCTTGCCTTTTGGGCCAATCTTAGCACAATAAGTTCATCAGATCCGAATCAACTTGTTTCCTGGATTATGTTATTGGTTCATACATATCATTTACTGCCCCCTTTCTAGAGAGACCACTTCAATGGATCAATATGATATTTGAGAGGAACCGAGAGGCTGGAAAAAAGGATTTATATCAGCCCAAACCCTACCACAAGTATCTTGGACACCAGAGGTTTAAACTAGGGCCACTACTGTAACAGGAAACACGGCTAGTCTTTGCTTAAAAAAAGTGCACCTTAGGACCGGTTCGCATGATTTTGACGTGCCATGCATGCTTTTGTAGTGTTTCTTCAGGTTTGAACTCCTATATTATCCCTTCTTCCAATTAGAAGTCCCAAGGGTCCCGCAAACCTTAGTTTGGTGCCGTACCCAATTCAAACGGAAAAAGTAAAGAGGAAAAAAGGGGACACGTTAAACGCTTCATGAGTTCTTTTACAATCCTAGTGCTTTAGAAAAGCTTGATGATCTTTAACAATTCTTATATTAAAAATCCCATTATGGTGAAGATATCATTGGCCAGATATTATGATCGTTCACACCTTAATCTCCATATAACTGAATGCTATGATagaccacacacacacacacacacacacacacacacacacacacacacacacacacacagagattcAATTAGATTTTTTTCATAGATTAAGAAAAATGTAATGGTACACCTGGGAGGTAAGATGACAGGTGTTCAATTGATCTTCCTGTATCCAAAACTCATAGGGCTCATAAGTTTGGGTGACATGATACTGTCTTTATGATTTGTGTCTTAGCTAATAAGCTCAGTTTTCGGTTTAAATTGTAAACTTAAAAccgattgatttttttttatccctAACTACATGTTTAAGTTTtgagtacaaaaaaaaaaaaagtataacaATGACGCAAAACTAGCTAGACAAAGCATGCAAGAACGAGAGACTTGTGAAGGAAATATGAAAACGATCGAAAAAGGAGAAATGGCAACTGACTAAAGAGAAGAAAGTGGCAAGCAACTGCGGTTCTGAAACTGAAATGGGATGACTTTGGATCTCTTCCTGGCCATGCAAAGACAAGCCGTAAAGAGCTTTGTCAATTTAATTTGGCTCTATACCAGTAGTATGTGAACCAAGCAATTGTGAGGAAGCAAAACAAAAGGTATCCACTAATTATGGAAAAGAACTTCTAGCTAATTGCTTCACGACTATGCTACAGCCATTTCCATGATCACTGAGTAAATTAAGTTAAtaacaataaatatattttcaaaaatttaatcacTCGCTAATTAATTATTCAATTTGGAGAATCACGTAGCGcatgaaaaaaatatacatacGTAAAGtaaaaggatttaattagtcagacaaCATTCGGACTAGGATATAGGTCAAGACAAGGATATATTTGCTTCCGATATTATTTTTCGAGCGAATGCTTTTTATATGCATTAGCTGTGCTGATGTGCTCTTTGCCTCTAGGGTTACCTATAAAGCGAGGGCCTGCATGAAGCTTGACAGAAAAGATTGGCACCAATATATTATACAAGGAATCATTCATTCTAAAGAGCATCTCTGAAGTCGTGCTTGAAATCTAAGCTAACATGGCTGGTGGATATGATTTGAAGCTTAATGAACTAAAAGTTAAACACCAACTTTGCAAAGTATATTTAAATGGGACAGCTCCTTTGCACGTGGATTTTATAAGGAACCTTTTAGGCTAATGAGGCCGAAATTTCCTTGTAGAATATGATGACAGGAACCACTATGGACTAAGGACAATGTTATGCGGCAAGAgtgtttagagagagagagagagagagaggcttgcTATTGACACCCACTTATTCTTAAACACTGCTTTCTTCATTGCAAGGGTGCAACTAATCTAGGCTAGGTTGTAACTTTGAGTCTAAATTGAACAAATATGTACCTAGTTCAGCTCGGTTGGGAACTTAAGATGAGGCCTGAAAAGCTTGTGtgtaatttgaaaattttatgaTTGGTTTCCTAGCTCAAGTCGTAATTCTAATTTTCGATATTGGGTCGACCGGTCCGATTCAGTGCAATGAAGCCTAGCCCAGACTAAAATGAACTTATGAAGGTTGCAATCAGAAACAATTTTGGCACTAGAGAACCTAACCAACAAAACCGAATTATGTTTCGGTCGATACGTTTGTATGTTTTCAGGTCATTGTTTGAGCCGGTTGGCTTCGGGCCAAGTTAGATTTGAGTCGCTTTGGGCCCTTGACACAGCCGAGCTCTCCAAATTGAACCAATATTTGCCATGCAATGGTAGGTGCTGGAAATGGTGGGTTCCAAAGCGAGTAATGTAAAAAAATGAGTGATGATAATATTATTCCTTTAGAATCTTGGCTTTATTGGGTTGCACTTTCTTAGAATTTTCGAGAAAAGTATTCAATGATCAAATGGAAGGATAGTCACAGGTATATGGTATTCAAGAATGATATGACTGAGGGAAATTTGTGCATGTACATTGGAAGCTACTAAATTTCAAGTAAAAATTTAACCTTCAGAAATTAATCCAAACAAATGTAAATTAGTCGTTGCACTTTATGGTAGGTAGTGCATGAAAATTTAGCAGTACGAAGGGATTCCAACCACAAATAATTTTCGTAATTCCTTATTAAATGAGCATTTCATGAACAGGCCATGAAAAACCTGCTTATTGTAACTAAGCatgaggagaaaaacatgaGAAAAACGAGGAAATTAGCAGAGAGTCACATATAAGGAAGTCTGAAAATATATATGCATGGTTACACAATCAGCCTAAGTTATCTACTTTATTATCACAAGCTGCTGATAAATCTTTTTCTTATCAGTGTTTTCATGATGCATTTTCCGAATTCTCGCCGACCTTCAACATAACACATACTATCAGGATAACTTGAAAGAATGATAGGAAAATTTAACTATGATGGAGAAGCTAGCTTACAGGGAAAAACTAAGAAAAATGAAATTGTAAATAAAACCTATTTCCATGTTCTAAAGATTTAAGACGAATCTTCATTTAAGTGTCAAAGAAGAAAGCATCTATTCCCTTCTGGAAGAGAGTAAATGGCATGCATTATCTCTctgtgcgagagagagagagagatgagaggAGAGAGACACTGAACTTTATAATGTTCTTACTCATCCTCTCTACTTTTCTCCAGTGGGGCCCTACGTTGTCAACCATATGGGTTTtgacttatttatttttgttgtgaTTTGGGTGATGGAAATGCTTTAGTGACGTATGCATGGGTGAGACAATCTTCCATTCTACCAAAGCGAATAGGGCCCCACACAGCACCGCACCATCGACTGGCTCCTCTCCGAGAGACTTTTAGGAATGATGGTGCCATGCCCAAGCACCAACACTGGCGCTCAGTGCAAATATACATATAGTCGTTTAAATATTCTAGTGATTACCAATCCAATTCTCATGTTATGTTGATACGGAAGATCACAACAAAATCTGTACTCTGACTGTCCTTTGGTGCAATATATAAAATTTGCTGGCTTATGGCATCTATAGAATATTGATCGCAACTTGGTATGCGAGCTTGATGAATGACTTTAGAAAACAAACGTACTAGTGATTCATGGGAAGTTTATCCAGTATTGTTGTTTCTGGGATAAAGAATTGGCTCAAAACtgccttttttttcttaaaaaaagacGCCATAACAATGTGTATAGGCTATTAGGCTCAGTAATTTCCACAAGTCACAATGATCAGtagttttttttgtttctcGTAGAGcacaataattattattttttttgagagaacaCAATAATAAGGAGTCGATCGATGTTGCACAAATTTGTCTGAAGTTCATGTTTGACCAAAAGGTACTTAAAGGGTAGAACTTAAGTTGTTGAACTCTTCGTTTTGGTGACGAGATGAGCATAGAGAAAACGCCGAGATGGATGCCTTAATATAAGAAGCAGAGAACTTGAATAGCAGTGAAACATAGAGATACCTGTCCAACTTACCATCACCATGGAACCTCTTCTTTGGTGATatataaagaactaaatgacGGCCTTGTTCCTGACCATTCAACAATAGTTCTAAACGCGAAGTTTGGTTTATGATAGCACTGGAGCACAAAAGTGTTATGCtccaagaggaagaaaaaaaagagggccgagagagagagagagagagagagagaggcagtgATTGATAGGTGCACCTGGAATAAGTTCAAAATCGAGGAAGGTAGGGCTGCATGCTAGGCCAATATGATTGCATGGGGCTCTCTTATTTTGAAAAAGCTTCGAGTGACTTGAAGAATAATGGCCCTATAAAGACatatgttctctctctctctctctctctctctctttctctctctctctcatcttttGGCAAAGGTTTTCGAGTCGGTGGCTTTTATCGCAGGGTTAGAATAACATACCATGGCTTTgcaagagagagagtgagagagagaagagaagagagtaaGCTCAGGCCATCTCTCCAGAAAACGCACCCTATTCCTCCATATATGCGACGCTTTTGTTTTTGAATCTCTTCCAAATCTATAGCAGGAGAGAAAGAGAattagagagagaagaaagaatgtTCCCTTCCAAGAAGCCAACTATGAATTCACATGAAAGGCCGATGTCATGTGTCCAAGGGGACTCTGGCCTTGTCCTCACCACCGATCCCAAGCCCCGGCTTCGCTGGACGGTTGAGCTCCATGATCGCTTTGTTGATGCTGTAACTCAACTCGGAGGACCTGACAGTATGATCATcctctgcctctctctctctctctctctctctctctccccccctaactcttcttccttcttctattCCTGCTCCTTCACGCTCTCTCCTTATTTTCTCCCCGTCtctactcctcctcctcctcctcctcttcttcttcttattcctcTTATTCTGCTgagttatctctctctctctctctccccttctcctcCCCCCAGAAAAAAATTCTAGTAATCATCTATAGACTATGGATGACAAGTACCGCCTTTGGTTTTGTAGAAGCCACGCCAAAAACAATCATGAGGGTTATGGGCGTCAAGGGTCTAACTCTCTATCACCTTAAGAGCCACCTTCAGGTATATCTATATGTGAAAAAGTGATATTACCTTCGCCATGCTATATTGTTTAGCTGCCTCCTTCTAGGGTTGATCAATTTTCATATCCCTTTATACAATCTTGGTTCCTTCCTGCATGTTTTATTTTGCAGAAATTCAGGCTCGGGAAACAACCACACAAAGAATTAAACGACCATTCTGTTAAGGATGGTGAGACAGATCTGACcacatgatatatatatatatatttttaactgGCTCAAGCTAGTGACtgttttataaaaatttaatcccatataaatatttttaagatcTTTGATATCTTCCTTTCTTTGTATCACGTTTCTTGTTCAACATAAACTTActgtttaacttttttttaaccATGATGGCAGCTTCTGCATTAGAGATGCAAAGAAATGGAGCCTCTTCATCAGGGATTATGAGTCGAACCATGAATGAGTAAGCTACTAACATGTCATATTTTAAGAAAGCTGACTAAAAGAACTTATCTAAAGAGAACAGCTATATCTGTCTTCGAGGGATTATTTGGTTATTGAGACTGTTCCTGGATTTGTAAATCTTTTTAGCAGGAACGTGCATATCACTGAAGCAATTAGGATGCAGATGGAAGTGCAGAGGAGATTGCATGAGCAATTAGAggtgaaaataaattttataaaagcaCCCATTATTTTCCATCTACATGTGTTTGATAGTATTAATACTTACTTTCTGTTAAATTAATTCGTcatgaatttttggatcaataGGTGCAAAAGCACCTCCAAATGAGGATAGAGGCTCAAGGCAAGTATATGCAGACCATTTTGGAGAAAGCATGTCAAACACTTGCTGGCGAGGGCATGGCCTCGGGAAGTTACAAAGCTCTTGGAAACCAAGGAGTCGTGGATATGGCAGCCATGAAAGATATGGGCTCACAAATGAGCTATCCTTCACTCCAAGATCTACAGTTATATGGTGGAGATCAACTAGACATGCAGCAACAAATGGATAGGCCTCTTGATGGATTCTTTCCAACTAATGAAGGCATTTGTCTAGGCAAGAAAAGAACCCACCCCTACAGTTCTAATGGGAAGAGCCCATTGATCTGGGTTGATGACTTCCGTCTGCAAGAACTGGGATCAGCTGCAGCATGCATGGGCACACAAGAAGAACCTTCTAAGAGTGATCAGCTCCAACTTGCACCATCTGTGATCGATAGTGGAATGGACATGGACTCGATGACAGATGTCTATGAGACCAAACCAGTGCTCTCGACTGACAGCATGGGTGAGAAGAAGTATGAGGGATCATCAAAGCTGGAGAGGCCATCTCCACAAAGAGCTACTCTTCCTGTGGAAAGGATTAATCCGATGATAAGAGGTGGTGCTCTACCACAGACTAGAAATATATCCTACGGGTGAGGATTGTTGATTCTGCAAGAAAATTCACTCCTTCATGCTTAAATAATTGACTTGAGTGGGAACGACTACGTAAATCTTTAAGTCAAATTGGCATTAGGGTTCATGGTCAAGTACAAGTTACGATGCTATGCGAAGTACTTCATGTTAAAAACTCTTAAGACGTTTATGTTCATCAGTCTTCTGTTGTGTTTTATGGGTCAGGTAGGGTCGAGTTTGTCCTTGTAAGGAAGTTTGGCTGTGCATGCTTAGATAAGTAATTCGATTGGAGATTATTTAAGTAAATTATATTTGTCGAATGGTTTTAGATCAATGCCATGAGAAGCATCTGTTTTTTTCCCGCGTCATTTATCTAAATTCTTCTCTTCTCAGGCAGCAAATGAGCTATGGAACTTtggcaaattaattaattaacatgcatgTAATATACTTGTAGCATGAAGACTGTGTTTATCGTTGACTGTAGAAAACTTAGATACCCtgcgaaagattttttttttatagaaaaaagaACTGTTCTTGACCGGTTTTGCTATTTATGCTTCTAATCTTCTATTCATTCTGTGAATTGTCTTTCTATGCTAATGGAATGACATGACCTAAGAAAGTCAGGGtagaagacagaaaatgatATTAAGTACGCTAGAATTTTATTATTTGGAAGGAAGAATACTTGTGACAATGAGAGAGAACTTACGAAAGATGGTCCTTGGCTCGCTCCATCTTTGCTTTGCTGTTTCTTTTGAAGAAGCCTGGG encodes the following:
- the LOC120110283 gene encoding uncharacterized protein LOC120110283 is translated as MFGHILNPTGKRSPHKILRKKLIGDIKNDDPLVVAREEKERLAKFEMLKHRGKGPPKKGQGRHAVKRNK
- the LOC103721455 gene encoding myb family transcription factor IPN2 isoform X1 produces the protein MFPSKKPTMNSHERPMSCVQGDSGLVLTTDPKPRLRWTVELHDRFVDAVTQLGGPDKATPKTIMRVMGVKGLTLYHLKSHLQKFRLGKQPHKELNDHSVKDASALEMQRNGASSSGIMSRTMNDRNVHITEAIRMQMEVQRRLHEQLEVQKHLQMRIEAQGKYMQTILEKACQTLAGEGMASGSYKALGNQGVVDMAAMKDMGSQMSYPSLQDLQLYGGDQLDMQQQMDRPLDGFFPTNEGICLGKKRTHPYSSNGKSPLIWVDDFRLQELGSAAACMGTQEEPSKSDQLQLAPSVIDSGMDMDSMTDVYETKPVLSTDSMGEKKYEGSSKLERPSPQRATLPVERINPMIRGGALPQTRNISYG
- the LOC103721455 gene encoding myb family transcription factor IPN2 isoform X2, translating into MFPSKKPTMNSHERPMSCVQGDSGLVLTTDPKPRLRWTVELHDRFVDAVTQLGGPDKATPKTIMRVMGVKGLTLYHLKSHLQKFRLGKQPHKELNDHSVKDASALEMQRNGASSSGIMSRTMNENVHITEAIRMQMEVQRRLHEQLEVQKHLQMRIEAQGKYMQTILEKACQTLAGEGMASGSYKALGNQGVVDMAAMKDMGSQMSYPSLQDLQLYGGDQLDMQQQMDRPLDGFFPTNEGICLGKKRTHPYSSNGKSPLIWVDDFRLQELGSAAACMGTQEEPSKSDQLQLAPSVIDSGMDMDSMTDVYETKPVLSTDSMGEKKYEGSSKLERPSPQRATLPVERINPMIRGGALPQTRNISYG
- the LOC103721455 gene encoding myb family transcription factor IPN2 isoform X3 → MTSTAFGFVEATPKTIMRVMGVKGLTLYHLKSHLQKFRLGKQPHKELNDHSVKDASALEMQRNGASSSGIMSRTMNDRNVHITEAIRMQMEVQRRLHEQLEVQKHLQMRIEAQGKYMQTILEKACQTLAGEGMASGSYKALGNQGVVDMAAMKDMGSQMSYPSLQDLQLYGGDQLDMQQQMDRPLDGFFPTNEGICLGKKRTHPYSSNGKSPLIWVDDFRLQELGSAAACMGTQEEPSKSDQLQLAPSVIDSGMDMDSMTDVYETKPVLSTDSMGEKKYEGSSKLERPSPQRATLPVERINPMIRGGALPQTRNISYG